The Nitrosospira lacus genome window below encodes:
- the cgtA gene encoding Obg family GTPase CgtA, with protein sequence MKFIDEAIIQVVAGKGGDGAASFRREKFIPKGGPSGGDGGHGGSIYAIADRNINTLVDYRFARLHRAKKGENGRGSDCYGKGADDIVLRMPVGTVITNAATGEAVADLERHEQKVLLAKGGAGGLGNLHFKSSTNRAPRQFTFGEPGEELELKLELKVLADVGLLGMPNAGKSTLIRAVSAARPKVADYPFTTMHPNLGMVRVDQNRSFVMADIPGLIEGAAEGAGLGHRFLKHLTRTRLLLHIVDMAPLDENIDPVREAKAIVKELGKYDESLYQKPRWLVLNKVDLLPENEREKICKKFIRSLGWKGKSFTISALSGEGCKALTYAIMEHLEQESGIGNEEQIT encoded by the coding sequence ATGAAATTCATAGACGAAGCAATAATCCAGGTGGTTGCCGGGAAAGGAGGCGATGGCGCCGCCAGTTTCCGCCGGGAGAAGTTCATTCCCAAGGGTGGCCCCTCGGGGGGCGACGGCGGACATGGCGGCAGTATTTACGCCATCGCCGACCGCAACATCAATACTCTGGTGGATTATCGCTTTGCACGTTTGCATCGTGCCAAAAAGGGAGAGAATGGTCGAGGCTCCGATTGCTACGGCAAGGGTGCCGATGACATCGTATTGCGCATGCCGGTGGGCACGGTTATCACCAATGCCGCCACCGGAGAGGCCGTCGCCGACCTGGAGCGCCATGAGCAAAAGGTGCTATTGGCCAAGGGTGGCGCGGGAGGGCTTGGCAATCTGCATTTCAAGTCCAGCACCAACCGTGCGCCCCGCCAGTTTACCTTCGGTGAACCCGGAGAGGAACTCGAGCTTAAACTGGAGCTTAAGGTACTGGCTGACGTAGGACTCCTGGGCATGCCCAACGCCGGCAAATCAACCCTGATCCGTGCAGTCTCCGCCGCCCGCCCCAAGGTTGCGGATTATCCCTTTACGACGATGCATCCCAACCTGGGCATGGTACGCGTCGATCAAAACCGCAGTTTCGTGATGGCGGATATTCCCGGTCTGATAGAGGGTGCGGCCGAAGGTGCCGGGCTGGGCCACCGCTTTCTCAAGCATCTCACGCGTACCCGCCTGTTGCTCCATATCGTGGACATGGCGCCGCTGGATGAAAACATCGATCCCGTGCGCGAAGCTAAAGCCATCGTCAAGGAGCTGGGGAAATACGATGAATCGCTCTATCAGAAACCACGCTGGCTGGTGCTGAATAAAGTCGATCTGCTACCAGAAAATGAGCGCGAAAAGATCTGCAAAAAATTTATCCGCAGCTTGGGCTGGAAGGGAAAAAGCTTTACCATTTCAGCGCTGTCCGGCGAAGGCTGCAAGGCCCTCACCTACGCCATCATGGAGCATCTGGAACAGGAATCAGGAATCGGAAACGAGGAGCAAATCACGTGA
- the proB gene encoding glutamate 5-kinase: MQSIVKQSRRIVVKVGSSLVTNEGQGLDHAALARWAEQIARLKEMGKEVVLVSSGAIAEGMQRLNWKKRPHALHELQAAAAVGQMGLVQAYESCFRGHNIQAAQVLLTHEDLSDRKRYLNARSTLITLLSLNVIPVINENDTVATDEIRFGDNDTLAALVTNLIEADVLIILTDQGGLFTADPRKDAKATLVREARAGDPAIESMAGGAGSAIGRGGMLTKVMAAKRAARSGAHTVIASGHENGVLLLLAQGKAIGTQLLAETMTLAARKQWLADHLQMRGNVILDEGAVKALTGSGKSLLSIGVTGVLGNFERGEVVGCFDPAGREIARGLVNYNAAETRRILRRASNEIESILGYVGEPELIHRDNLVLL, encoded by the coding sequence ATGCAATCCATCGTAAAACAATCGCGGCGCATCGTTGTTAAGGTCGGCAGCAGCCTCGTCACCAATGAGGGACAGGGACTCGACCATGCCGCACTGGCGCGCTGGGCGGAGCAGATCGCCAGGCTCAAGGAAATGGGCAAGGAAGTCGTGCTGGTTTCTTCCGGCGCGATCGCGGAAGGCATGCAGCGTCTGAACTGGAAGAAACGCCCTCACGCGCTGCATGAGCTGCAGGCTGCCGCCGCCGTCGGACAAATGGGCCTGGTGCAGGCTTATGAATCCTGTTTTCGCGGGCACAACATACAGGCTGCGCAAGTGTTGCTCACGCATGAGGACTTATCGGACCGCAAGCGCTACCTGAACGCTCGTTCGACCCTGATTACCCTGCTAAGCTTGAACGTCATTCCCGTCATCAATGAAAACGATACGGTAGCGACGGATGAAATCCGCTTCGGGGATAACGATACACTTGCCGCACTGGTAACCAACCTGATCGAGGCCGACGTGCTGATAATTCTCACCGACCAGGGTGGATTATTCACCGCCGACCCGCGCAAGGATGCGAAAGCCACGCTGGTAAGGGAGGCCCGTGCCGGAGACCCGGCGATCGAATCAATGGCGGGCGGCGCCGGCAGCGCCATAGGCCGTGGTGGCATGCTGACCAAAGTGATGGCAGCAAAACGTGCGGCGCGCAGTGGTGCCCACACCGTCATCGCGTCGGGACACGAAAACGGCGTCCTGCTTCTTCTCGCTCAGGGAAAAGCCATTGGTACGCAACTGCTGGCGGAAACCATGACATTGGCGGCGCGCAAGCAATGGCTCGCCGATCATTTACAAATGCGCGGAAACGTCATACTGGACGAAGGAGCGGTAAAAGCGCTCACAGGGAGCGGCAAAAGTCTTTTATCGATAGGTGTGACGGGTGTCCTGGGTAATTTCGAGCGTGGCGAGGTGGTTGGTTGTTTTGATCCGGCGGGCAGGGAAATTGCCCGGGGGCTTGTTAACTATAACGCGGCTGAAACCCGGAGAATTCTGCGCCGGGCCAGTAACGAGATCGAAAGCATCCTGGGATACGTGGGCGAACCGGAACTTATTCATAGGGATAATCTGGTTCTGCTATAG
- a CDS encoding beta-lactamase hydrolase domain-containing protein → MKPLTRLDANFSASPQIDAEDLPDIKAAGFRSVICNRPDSEDGGTHADHHLLEEAAKKLGLEFAYLPIVPGQINATNIASFKTIVANLPAPTVGYCRLGIRSKTLYERSR, encoded by the coding sequence ATGAAACCGCTTACCAGACTTGACGCCAATTTTTCGGCCAGCCCGCAAATCGACGCGGAAGACCTGCCTGATATTAAGGCGGCGGGATTCAGAAGTGTCATCTGCAACCGGCCGGATAGCGAGGACGGAGGGACTCATGCGGATCATCATCTTCTTGAAGAGGCGGCGAAGAAACTGGGGCTGGAATTCGCCTACCTGCCTATAGTGCCCGGACAAATAAACGCTACCAATATTGCCAGTTTCAAGACGATAGTCGCCAATTTGCCTGCCCCAACCGTTGGCTATTGCCGACTGGGGATTCGTTCAAAAACCCTCTATGAGCGATCACGGTGA
- a CDS encoding MBL fold metallo-hydrolase, which produces MIFRQLFEPLSSTFTYLLGCEETGQAVLIDPVIVSMDRDLAELSRLGLRLAYSVDTHIHADHITAALELKKQVGSKIAAPAFDRLSCTELGVEEGKLFQVGSIALQPLHTPGHTDGHFAYRCNDRVFTGDALLIEGCGRTDFQNGDADALYKSVKEKLFSLPDDCLVYPAHDYNDRRVSSIAQEKKRNPRLGNNRTLEEFREIMANLGLPYPTFMDYAVPGNRQCGVCPDDLPENLQKYCRHMTASPQG; this is translated from the coding sequence ATGATATTCCGGCAGTTGTTCGAGCCCCTGTCCAGCACCTTCACATACCTCCTCGGCTGCGAGGAAACCGGGCAAGCCGTGCTGATCGATCCAGTGATTGTGTCCATGGATCGCGATTTGGCTGAGCTCAGCCGCCTCGGACTGAGGTTGGCCTATAGCGTTGATACGCATATTCATGCCGACCATATCACCGCCGCGCTCGAGCTGAAAAAGCAGGTGGGCAGCAAGATAGCCGCACCGGCTTTCGACCGGCTATCCTGTACAGAACTGGGTGTGGAAGAAGGCAAGCTGTTCCAGGTGGGAAGCATTGCCTTGCAGCCGCTGCATACGCCGGGGCATACCGACGGGCACTTCGCCTATCGATGCAATGACAGGGTCTTTACCGGCGACGCCCTCCTGATTGAAGGATGCGGGCGTACCGATTTTCAAAATGGTGATGCGGACGCGTTATATAAAAGCGTGAAGGAAAAACTGTTTTCGTTACCGGATGACTGTCTGGTATACCCGGCCCATGACTATAACGACCGGCGAGTCTCCTCCATTGCACAGGAAAAAAAACGCAACCCCCGGTTGGGAAACAACCGTACCCTGGAAGAATTCAGGGAAATCATGGCAAACCTCGGATTGCCATATCCGACGTTTATGGATTATGCCGTGCCCGGAAACCGGCAGTGTGGCGTCTGCCCCGATGACCTGCCGGAGAACCTGCAAAAATACTGCCGGCATATGACGGCTAGCCCCCAAGGATAG
- a CDS encoding CNP1-like family protein, with translation MMKKFLTLLCFLPIAAYAQQNKFEYEFDHEKPWIELQTQLPGYPKPENMLQFDAGPASNNLHYVDAPSIAVGEDGVVRYSLVVKSQSGAMNVSYEGIRCQTAEKRTYAYGRSDNTWGRARLSKWADLENIAQNYAQRALYRYYFCPLGIHMVKDAEEAINALKAGVHPRAVRY, from the coding sequence ATGATGAAGAAATTCCTGACGTTGCTATGCTTTCTGCCGATTGCGGCTTACGCCCAGCAAAATAAATTCGAGTATGAGTTTGATCATGAAAAACCCTGGATCGAACTCCAGACACAATTACCGGGTTATCCCAAGCCGGAAAATATGCTGCAATTCGATGCCGGTCCGGCCAGCAACAACCTTCATTACGTCGATGCCCCCTCCATTGCGGTAGGGGAGGATGGCGTAGTGCGCTATAGCCTTGTGGTCAAGTCGCAGTCAGGGGCGATGAATGTGAGTTACGAGGGAATACGCTGCCAGACTGCGGAGAAAAGGACCTATGCCTATGGCCGCAGCGATAATACCTGGGGCCGGGCAAGGCTATCGAAATGGGCTGATCTTGAAAATATTGCCCAGAATTACGCCCAGCGGGCGCTCTACCGGTATTACTTCTGCCCCCTCGGAATCCACATGGTGAAAGATGCGGAGGAGGCCATCAACGCATTGAAAGCAGGGGTCCATCCGCGCGCCGTGCGTTACTGA
- a CDS encoding DUF3501 family protein: protein MPQITRDSLMTLEAYAKARQEFRARVMAHKKNRKVHLGENVTLIFEDELTIRYQIQEMLRVEKIFEEEGILDELNAYAPLVPDGGNWKATMMIEYPDPVERAARLAELTGIEDRVWVRVSDHEPVYAIADEDLERENAEKTSSVHFLRFELSKDMIGALRQDATLSMGIDHLAYDVPAKLVTGTVRDALIDDLTADLTT, encoded by the coding sequence ATGCCCCAGATCACCCGTGACAGCCTGATGACACTGGAGGCCTATGCCAAAGCGCGGCAGGAATTCCGCGCCAGGGTAATGGCCCACAAGAAAAACCGCAAGGTTCATTTGGGCGAAAACGTGACGCTCATTTTCGAGGATGAGCTGACCATACGGTATCAAATCCAGGAAATGCTGCGGGTGGAGAAGATTTTCGAGGAGGAGGGAATACTGGATGAGCTGAACGCGTATGCTCCTCTGGTACCCGATGGCGGCAACTGGAAAGCTACTATGATGATTGAATATCCTGATCCGGTCGAGCGCGCCGCCAGACTGGCGGAATTGACGGGCATAGAAGACAGGGTATGGGTCCGGGTGAGTGATCATGAACCGGTTTACGCCATCGCCGATGAGGATCTTGAGCGAGAGAATGCGGAAAAAACCTCCTCGGTGCATTTTTTGCGTTTCGAGCTGAGCAAGGACATGATAGGAGCATTGCGCCAGGATGCCACTTTGAGCATGGGCATCGACCACCTCGCGTATGACGTTCCGGCTAAACTGGTAACAGGAACGGTGCGCGACGCTTTAATCGATGATTTGACTGCGGACTTGACGACATGA
- a CDS encoding heterodisulfide reductase-related iron-sulfur binding cluster: MITREGSLEPPKRHPLDWVNPDFYDEPKLFQEMERVFDICHGCRRCVNLCTAFPRLFDLIDDGVTGELDGVEKRNLWEVVDRCYLCDMCFMTKCPYVPPHPWNIDFPHLMLRAKAVKYKKGETGFRDKLLSSTDLMGKLASIPVVAQTVNAVNKAPAVRKLMDSMLDIHAERILPEYDSHKFRKHARVNSSHEVRDGAKTSGKVAIYATCYVNYNEPGIGHDLLKILDHNEIPACLVEKEACCGMPKLELGDLNAVNELKKVNIPYLAKLANEGYAILTAVPSCTLMYKQELPLMFPLDEDVRAVAAAMFDPFEYLMLRNRDGLLKTDFKQPLGNVSYHIPCHLRVQNVGQKTRDVLQMVPGTQVSVVERCSGHDGTWGVKSEHFADSMKIGKPVFKQMAAPGPDYISSDCAIAGRHIQQGMGENRAQKQHPLTLIRIAYGL, encoded by the coding sequence ATGATCACTCGCGAAGGCAGTCTGGAACCTCCAAAGCGGCATCCACTCGACTGGGTAAATCCGGATTTTTATGACGAGCCGAAGCTGTTTCAGGAGATGGAGCGTGTCTTCGACATCTGTCATGGCTGCCGCCGTTGCGTCAATCTGTGCACGGCTTTTCCACGATTATTCGATCTCATCGATGATGGGGTTACCGGCGAGCTGGATGGAGTGGAGAAGCGGAATCTCTGGGAGGTGGTGGATCGCTGTTATCTTTGCGATATGTGTTTCATGACAAAGTGTCCCTACGTGCCTCCCCATCCATGGAATATTGATTTTCCGCACTTGATGCTGCGAGCCAAAGCGGTCAAGTACAAAAAGGGCGAAACCGGTTTCCGCGACAAATTGCTTTCCAGTACCGATCTCATGGGCAAGCTGGCAAGCATTCCGGTAGTGGCCCAGACGGTGAACGCCGTTAACAAGGCGCCTGCCGTCCGCAAGTTGATGGATAGCATGCTGGATATTCACGCCGAGCGGATACTGCCCGAATACGACAGTCATAAATTCCGGAAGCATGCCCGGGTCAATTCCTCCCATGAAGTTCGCGACGGTGCCAAAACATCGGGAAAGGTGGCGATTTATGCTACTTGCTACGTGAATTACAATGAACCCGGCATTGGACATGATTTATTGAAAATACTCGACCATAACGAGATTCCGGCATGCCTGGTGGAGAAAGAGGCTTGTTGCGGCATGCCCAAGCTGGAGCTGGGTGATCTGAATGCGGTGAATGAGCTCAAGAAAGTGAATATCCCTTATCTGGCGAAACTGGCGAATGAAGGTTATGCGATACTCACCGCAGTACCTTCATGCACACTGATGTACAAGCAGGAATTGCCGCTCATGTTTCCCCTGGATGAGGACGTGCGAGCGGTAGCGGCAGCCATGTTCGATCCATTCGAGTATCTGATGCTGCGTAATCGGGACGGTTTGCTGAAGACCGATTTCAAGCAGCCGCTGGGTAATGTTTCCTATCACATTCCCTGCCATTTGCGGGTGCAGAACGTCGGTCAGAAGACCAGGGACGTACTTCAAATGGTTCCCGGTACCCAGGTGAGCGTCGTGGAGCGTTGCTCCGGTCATGACGGTACATGGGGAGTCAAAAGCGAGCATTTTGCCGATTCCATGAAGATCGGCAAGCCGGTGTTTAAGCAGATGGCCGCACCGGGCCCCGATTACATCAGCTCGGACTGTGCCATCGCCGGACGCCATATTCAGCAGGGTATGGGGGAGAACAGGGCGCAGAAACAGCACCCATTGACGCTGATCCGGATTGCTTATGGCCTCTGA
- a CDS encoding rubrerythrin family protein: MELKGSKTEENLKAAFAGESQANRRYLYFAAKADVEGQNDVAAVFRSTAEGETGHAHGHLEYLETCGDPATGLPFGASRDNLKTAIAGETHEYTDMYPGMAKSARDEGFDEIGDWFETLAKAERSHANRFQRALDNLAD, translated from the coding sequence ATGGAACTTAAAGGATCAAAAACTGAAGAGAATCTGAAAGCGGCTTTTGCCGGGGAATCTCAGGCCAATCGCCGTTATCTCTATTTTGCGGCCAAAGCGGACGTGGAAGGTCAGAATGATGTGGCGGCGGTATTCCGCTCCACTGCCGAGGGAGAAACCGGGCACGCCCATGGTCATCTGGAATATCTGGAAACCTGTGGAGATCCGGCCACAGGACTGCCTTTTGGTGCATCGCGCGACAATCTTAAAACGGCCATTGCCGGGGAAACCCATGAATACACCGACATGTATCCGGGTATGGCCAAGTCCGCGCGGGATGAGGGGTTTGATGAAATCGGCGATTGGTTCGAGACCCTGGCCAAGGCCGAGCGCTCGCATGCCAACCGCTTCCAGAGGGCCCTGGATAACCTGGCCGATTAA
- a CDS encoding D-2-hydroxyacid dehydrogenase encodes MSHHVVFLERDSIKAQVRQPGFEHTYEEYAHTAYDQIVPRLRNATVAIINKVPLSDETLAELPRLKMIAVTATGYDGIDIAACRSRGIAVANIRNYAIHTVPEHVFALVLALRRNLLAYRQEIEQGAWQKSEQFCLFTHPIAELSGSTMGIIGEGTIGQATAAIARGFGMHVLFAYHSSRKKKEVVLTPLDQVLAEADILSLHCPLTPATRDLIGINELRKMKRSALLINTARGGLVDEAALVQALDEGLIAGAGFDVLTVEPPKDGNPLLDLRRPNFILTPHVAWASDEAMQSLANQLIENIEAWVAGKPQNLVT; translated from the coding sequence ATGAGCCACCACGTAGTTTTTCTTGAACGCGATTCGATCAAAGCGCAGGTGCGCCAGCCGGGTTTCGAGCATACTTACGAAGAATACGCCCACACAGCTTACGATCAGATCGTGCCGCGTCTGCGGAATGCGACAGTGGCAATCATCAACAAAGTACCGTTGAGCGATGAAACCCTCGCGGAATTGCCCAGGCTGAAAATGATCGCGGTAACGGCGACCGGATATGATGGCATCGATATTGCGGCGTGCCGCAGCCGCGGTATCGCGGTGGCGAATATCCGCAATTATGCGATTCACACTGTCCCGGAGCACGTATTCGCGCTGGTGCTGGCGTTACGCCGGAATTTGCTGGCATACCGGCAGGAGATCGAGCAGGGCGCCTGGCAGAAATCGGAACAGTTCTGCTTGTTCACGCACCCTATCGCCGAGTTGTCCGGCTCCACCATGGGGATTATCGGCGAGGGTACCATCGGGCAGGCCACCGCTGCCATTGCACGCGGCTTCGGCATGCATGTGTTGTTTGCCTATCACTCGTCTCGCAAGAAAAAAGAGGTGGTGCTCACGCCGCTCGACCAGGTACTTGCCGAGGCGGATATACTTTCGCTGCACTGTCCGCTAACCCCCGCAACGCGAGATCTTATCGGCATCAATGAACTGCGCAAGATGAAGCGCAGCGCACTGCTGATCAATACCGCGCGCGGTGGACTGGTGGATGAGGCCGCGCTGGTTCAGGCGCTGGATGAAGGCCTGATCGCCGGAGCGGGTTTTGACGTGCTGACGGTCGAGCCGCCAAAGGATGGCAATCCATTACTCGACCTGCGCCGCCCCAACTTCATTCTGACACCGCATGTTGCCTGGGCATCGGACGAGGCCATGCAATCCCTGGCTAATCAACTGATTGAGAATATCGAGGCCTGGGTGGCCGGCAAGCCGCAGAATCTGGTCACCTGA
- a CDS encoding DMT family transporter — protein sequence MLTKQNNQNKQNLLPVTALLGGAIIWGLLWYPYRVLEQAEISGSIATAITYFIALLLGLVWFRKDLRMSHIAGGEPHLLLGIALFAGWTNLAYVLGVIHGEVMRVLLLFYLAPLWTIVFSRLLLKEKLSLHGYLVIVISLAGAIIMLWEPESGSLLPSSYGDWMGLSAGFMFALLNVLSRKDQYHNVQSKSVAVWIGVALTGFVYSMFLPDLPTLGGVSMDSYLLLLGLGVIVFVLSVVVQYGVTHVPANRAIVIMLFELVVAAVAAYFLTDEAMTLRNWVGGALIVSASLFSARMNRE from the coding sequence TATAATCTGGGGGCTGCTCTGGTATCCCTATCGGGTGCTGGAACAAGCTGAGATAAGTGGTTCAATCGCAACGGCGATTACTTATTTTATTGCCTTGTTGCTGGGGTTGGTATGGTTCCGGAAAGATTTGCGGATGTCGCATATAGCCGGCGGTGAACCCCATCTGTTATTGGGGATCGCGCTATTTGCTGGCTGGACCAATCTCGCGTATGTGCTCGGCGTGATCCATGGCGAAGTCATGCGTGTGCTGTTGTTGTTTTATCTTGCTCCGCTTTGGACCATCGTGTTTTCCCGCCTTTTGCTGAAGGAAAAATTAAGCCTGCATGGGTATCTGGTTATCGTCATTTCGCTAGCCGGCGCGATAATCATGTTGTGGGAACCAGAAAGTGGTTCTTTGCTGCCCTCATCTTACGGTGACTGGATGGGGTTGTCAGCCGGTTTCATGTTTGCGCTCTTGAATGTGCTGAGCCGCAAAGACCAGTATCACAATGTCCAATCGAAATCCGTGGCGGTATGGATAGGTGTCGCGCTGACAGGATTCGTTTACAGCATGTTTTTGCCCGACCTGCCCACTCTGGGCGGTGTTTCCATGGATTCGTATCTGCTACTGCTGGGACTGGGGGTCATCGTGTTTGTGCTGAGCGTGGTTGTGCAGTATGGTGTGACGCATGTTCCCGCGAATCGGGCTATTGTTATTATGTTGTTTGAACTGGTGGTTGCGGCGGTTGCGGCGTATTTCCTGACAGATGAGGCCATGACGCTCAGGAATTGGGTGGGCGGTGCGCTGATTGTCTCGGCCAGCCTGTTTTCCGCAAGAATGAATCGGGAGTAG